One Hippoglossus stenolepis isolate QCI-W04-F060 chromosome 6, HSTE1.2, whole genome shotgun sequence genomic window, gataaacaatgttaaacaataaaataaaatgatggcATGACCTAGATTTTGTAAAACAATTAGGTTAAAAGCACTTGTGAATTAAAATGATTGGGTCTATAACCATCAGGCAGTTGGTTCCAGCGCTGTTTTGCATGATGAATCAAGGCTGATTTACAATAAacgtggaaaaaaagaaacatacataCTTTCTACCACCAGGGGTCGTACTACGACTACAATGATTGGAATATGACCGTGTGAGATGATACACATTGATTTATCTTGGTAATTTAAGGTAAACTCCCCGATTGAGCCTATTTATCATTAAATCACACTGTACATGAgcataatgaaaacatttctccctcatgttaaaaataatttgcTGAATAGAAAATTACAATGTGCACAAGGAATTTCAATGCACGACTAAAATCTGACTCATTGTTTCAAGCTGTGCAGCCACATTTTGTTCAAATCCACAGACCTCCATTTTAAATTCTAGTCCCCCTGGTGCAGTCGTAAAAAGCCCTGTATTTACTGCAGAGCTATTTTCAATCTGAATGCAAACTAACAGACTTTGTTATCATCACCTCAAATTGGGCCCAACTGGGATTATTCACTGGACATGCATAGTCGATTATGAATGAAACCATGTGGAGAGACATTTTCCCTCAGGCCTGAGATTCCGGATTTCTCTCCGTCTGCCATCCTGTTACTCTCAGCTGACCGGGTGAAGCCTCAGCTGGTGATGTGGGACACCTGCACATGAGAGATGCTGCACGCCCCACTTCAGGCCACTCAGTCAATGGACGTGCTACAGATCCCACACTCTGATTGTTATCCCCCTGCATTGTATCATCTAAAGCTTGATGGAATTTCTGCCCACGTGGCTTGATATTTTTGTGTGCAGCATTTTCTCATGTTCCATAAATTGGGTAGATGCCTAAATTAGCAACACAGAACTTTTACCTTTCATTCATAATTTAATTCAGCAATCCGTTAATGAAGTGAGAATTAATGAGAGGGATTAATACGATGTGAAACATAATCTACGTTGGATTAAAGTGGAAGCATCAGATTGTAGcataatcatttttttcattcttcaaTATTTTTCTTCACAGCAGCCTTCAATATGCTCCTATTTATTAACttgtgtttaaagtttaatcTTTGATAATATATTCTGACTGCTAACATAATGCAATGATTAAATCACTGCACATGCAGAGGCTGACTGCAACTGTAAGATCCCTTCAAAGGCTCAAGATTAATATGcagagacatttttacaaaggCAGTGTTACAGCCCATAGAAGTTTCTGTTTGAAATCCCAAATATTCCAAATATGTCTGAAGTTAATTATgttattatatatacagtattccCATTTGATAAATGGTTGCTTTGCTATTTTATTCAATCTGCTGTGTATTGTGTTGACTTGTATAGCAAGTCCTATACATTTGGAGACTTTATGTTCTTGCTATCTTTTACTTGTTAATTCATTGTGCATATTTAAGAGATTCCCTCGCTTAGAAGAACATGCAATTAACAGTAGGAAGTGAGGGGTCAATTTCCTGGACAGCAATGGTATTTGGGTGCAGAGTATAAGAAGGATGAAAgaaggaaagtgtgtgtgtgtgtgtgtgtgtgtgtgtgtgtgtgtgtgtgtgtgtgtgtgtgtgtgtgtgtgtgtgtgtgtgtgtgtgtgtgtgtgtgtgtgtgtgggagggaggggtgtTACTGTATGAGGTCTAATGGTGTGACACTGAAGCACGAGCACAGTTCAGTGCTCAGGCACAAAGCTCTAAGTGCCTGccgtccccctcctcctgatGCTAATAAGCAGATCTGGGTCAGCTaactctctcaaacacacacgcacacacatgcacacacacatgcacatacggCCTCAAATTCATACAACAAATACACCCCCATCTACGTTCTCtcctccaaaacacacacacacacacacacacggcgtcCATTACTCCCAGGAGGCAAGACATGACATTGTGCCGCTGTCCGTGCACGTTGCTCGCAGCTCTCTGCTTGTTGTGCTTGTCATCCAGGCCGCAGTGATGAGGCGCAGGGGAACTAATAGTCTACAAGCTCTGTGGGACTGCCATGCCTGATGCCAAGCAGCGTCCATTTTGTGGAGGAATGAGCAGACTGTTAGTTCCCACTGacagggaggaagggggaggagggggatatAATGTGAGATTTACACCCAGTTTTGTTGAATGTTCATGATCAATAGGGTTTGATCACATCTTTCATGATTTCTAGTTCATTTATTGtctttccattttatttttgggtTGTTCCCACTGACCATGATGTCATTTAAAGAGGAaaagtcagtgaaaatgtcaatggGAATACAGGAAAATGCTGCATATTTAGGATTAATGGATAATAATCTGCCAATTAGATGATTTCTTTATtctatttcagtttatttactACTGAGGtctttttcacatatttcacagtcgagcatcctctctctctccagggaTGGAACCCTGAACCACCAGCTCACTTCTGGTtctgtcatgtgtttgtgtgggcagGAAGAGACTGTGACTTGTCACTGACATTATGCTGTTTTGTTTGCAGAATGctctgaggggaaaaaacatctgtcagtGATGATTATGTGCGTGATTATGAATCACAGCGTACTGCAATCATTTCCATTCAGTTGTCATGACGACAGAGAACTTTCTTTTGTAAACAACGGCGCAACCACATGATGCtactttttctcatttaaaatgGGGCTTTATCCATCTTGTGTCGTTGTGATGTCACAATAGAGTTATCCATTACAAATGTATTCGCTGTTTTATTACAATGTTTCTTATAATATTCACCTGTTCACAGGAGCAAAAACTCCTccgtgagtgagtgggtgatgAAATGGCAGTTGGAGGAGCAGAGACCAGTTTACATAACAATCCTGACTCTGAGCACTTCTTATATATATCAGAGCCTCACTGTGGACAAAACCCCCTGCAACCTCTATGACTCTGCTCCGCACCCTGTCACGcctgcatccacacacacacacacacacacacacacacacacacacacacacacacacacacacacacacacacacacacacacacacacacacacacacacacacacacacacatacacattcctctagacacacacactaacctcTATCTCTTtgcctttctctttctcttactcactccctcacacacacacacacacacacacacacacacacacacacacacacacacacacacacgcacacacacacagcccacacactcacactcacacacacacagtctgtcacTACTGCTCTCTTCAAATGGCCCTGTAAGCCCAGCAGATATTTTTGGGCCAGAGAGTgattaatgtgtttgtgcacctgTCACTATTcatgcattcatgtatgtgtgggAGTTTGTGCACAAGTGCATgagatgtgactgtgtgtgtgggaagggTATTTCtagatataaaaatattaaaatgcatttctcaGTGATGATCGGGAGAATCCTCCCTACATCACTCACATtgtggggacttgtcttccttatagggacaaaaagcaagtccccattAAATTACTGAAAATTAACTATTAGATTACAAGGTGAAGACAtactttatttgtgtgtgtgtgtgtgggggggggggcactaaCACATACATGGCAGTAACTAAGGGGGGGTTCACAGTGTACATTGCAGGTGCATCAGATCCAACCGAGATGTGAGGGATTAagtaaatcagtgtgtgtgcacctccACAGTCCTGGGAAGAGGTTTAATCAGGTTTAACATCCTGTTATTCCCCTAAAGAATAACAGGATGTGTGTCAATACAGTGACACACATCCTGTTATTCTTTATTATCGTTATTCTGTTATTCTTCATATCATTATTTTGCAACGAGGCCGACAGGACATCTCATTCACTCGTAATTATAATGAATTATGTAACATCACCTCTTCTTTTAAGTCTTGGCAAAAACATTCTATTTTTTGATGGTATATTCCAGAATTTGCCAGGGGTGCCAGACTATAACTGTTTTTATATCTCCATTATTATCTGTGTACGTCCTTTTGTATTTTGACCATTCATTTTCGTGTTATGCAGGGTTTTGTaatttgtattgaaaagtgctttatgaaTAAAGATATAATTACTATTAACACCTGTTATTagatgcttttttttgtctAATATTTTTGGGCCATTTCAATGTATTGTTGTACAAAGCCCTAACATACTATACTTCTCAAAACATCATGGCCACCACCAGCTAATCAACATTACCATGGATGCGGTTGAAgattatatatagatatatatatttcattcaatatatatataataataaaaaatccatTAGCAAAAAATCTAATTCTCAGCACTGTGCATCCTTGAAAGAAGTAAGTGTTATTTCACCATTCTGTAATTTGTATTTCGCTTTTATTGAGGTTGGGCTTGAATGCTTTAAATTCTTCTTACGTCAAACTTGTGCTGGTAAAATCTCTTTTCTCCTAAATCTCaacgtacacacacgcacgcacacacacgtgcacacatccTGTCCAATTACTGTGACCATGGCAACTATCAGAGATTATTGCTCCCAGTCAGGGCTGCATGGCTGTTAAAGGAGGCGGTAAGCCCTTCCATATCTcaggcctacacacacacacacacacacacagcactgaaTTAATCCTTCTCTTTGTAGCCTTATAGAAGCTAAATTGGTCGCCACAGCAACCAATCTCAAAACCCtttcaaagagaaaagagactgAAAATCCATTTCGTCATGAAGCATAGGAATACATCTATCGTGTTTGACAGAATTCAGTGTAGTAGGGAATATTTTATAGCTATGTTtgcaatatattatatatccgCCTCATTATGTTTCCTACGTCTTTTCCTTTTTCGTTGCACAATTTCGGTTATAGGCTGCGTGTAGcctattttccttttttttttttgcgtgcTTGCGTTTCTTGTgaatgcgcgtgtgtgtgtgacatttgcaGACCATCCTCAGTCCCAGCGTCAGCCCGGGGATTGTGCATGTGCAtggggggagggagagatgcCTCAAGGACTCTCCCCGGTTCCTCACTACTgtcccatacacacacacactaacacacacacactaacacacaacacacacacacacacacacacacacacacacacacacacacacacacacacacacacacacacacacacccagacattgatgacacacactcactaacaaACACTGCGTTGGcctgaacacaaacagcagctggcaAAGCAGCCCAAGTCAAGCATGAAAATATGCGGAActttctctgtcctctggcTACTTTCTAAATTTAgacctctcctccatgttacgtttttttattttgtcttgcgACGCTGCTCGTGCATCATTGACTCACACTTCTcacaacattttccttttttgaatCCGCCTTGAGAGTGTCTCAATTTGTTCACACATCCTTTGATAATTAccagaaatgtgttgtttttttcagtatgCAAAGCTTTTAAATTATGGCGACTATAGAGGTGAAAGACTTGGTATTTTAGCCTTCTTGCTATAGTGGGCTTCATTTCTGCAAgcatgctgcaaaaaaaaaaaaagatgacagcTTTGCTGAGCCGTGTCACAGCAGATTATGGCGGCGAAGACGAGGTGCTTCTTATTCTTGATGATTAGAGCCGAGGTGGAGAAGAAATAActccccctctttcctctcctctgcgcGGAGCTTCAGTAAATCTAACAAAGCTGAATAAAGAACAATTATATTTACCAGCTAATAACTatattggttttcttttttaactctGTGATGGTGAAATTAATAAAAGCTGAGAATTCGTGTTTTCCTTGCAGTGTGCGTGaggagctgtccgtggtgctgcaGCATCAGGCCAGATGCACGATGCTCATCATATCACCAACGAGTTGCTTCCCTCCGCGCACAGCCTGCACATGCACATCTGGAATCCAGCTGTTAAATGAGCAGGAAACGTAAAAATCCGCATTCATGCGTGAGGAATTAATGCACAGATCTGGGCAAACAGCgccattcatttaaatgttttaaacgTGGGGCAAGATTTTCATACGGGaataatttaattatgtttttgacGCGAACAAAAGGAATAATTTTTAAGGGGAAAGAAACAATATCgggaaacacatttaatgatttTCTATGGGAAAATAATTTTagttcatatttgtttttttaaaattgtatctACGGGACgtacttttttctttatatttgtgaaaatacacatcagtgtttgtgtgtgtgtgtgtgtgtgtgtgtgtgtgtgtgtgtgtgtgtgtgtgtgtgtgtgtgtgtgtgttttttaatcaaattaaattttgaTTAAAACCGCAAATACAACTGCggataatgttttttaaaaatgatcataATACAGGCTATTTATAATTCCTTATATTTTGATAAGTTGatgcaaaaatgattttttattgCTCATGCTATTGTTGCATGCATGAtggctgtatgtgtgtgtggacctgTTGACAGAGTAGAGCACGAGGGCAGGTGAAATGTTTgatcttttcattcattcacgCATTAATGTCAGAGACACTGTTGTAATACACTTACTCTATGCGGACACGTGCAcgcttctctgtctctctctctctctctctctctccgtgacAGTTCCTCTGCTGTGCACGAGCCGTGTTACACCGGTATTCTATACGGACACgtgcacgcccacacacacacacacacacacacacacacacacacacacacacacacactctctatctctctctctccctctctctcccactctctcattGGGTGAAGCAGTCAGAGATTCCACCGCCTGCGCTGTCACCATCAGGACCCCaacaggagaataaaaaaacagcttggATGAAAGAAATATGCCAAATTGTCTTCTTTAACCACAAATGATCGAGGACACATTTTTTTGGTCTCTGCATGTTTCCGGGCGTTTCCTCGCTGAGACTCATGTCTGAGTGTCTTCTTATTTTTCCTGTGAGGGACTAATATGGATGAGCAGGCTGAGAGAAGAGGCTGAGGATCTGTGAAGGGTTTGGGTGAGACGGTCAGGCAGCTCCACGTAGAAGAGGCAACAGGCATGACTTCAGTGTAGCACTGAATCCAAGCTCGATCCTGCATGCATCTGCATCTCCGCTTTTTCACTCCGTAATATCATTCTCATTCGAAGACCGCATTTTACTCGGATAGAAGATGGCTCACCTGATCCGACACAAGCTCTCCAACAAGCTGACCAACGCGGCCCACACGGTGTCCAACAAATCCCAGGCCAAGGTCAGCGGGGTGTTCGCCCGCCTGGGCTTCCAGGCCGCGACGGACGAGGAGGGCCTGGGTTTCGCCGAGTGCGATGACCTGGATTATGACTACCGACAAGGGATGCAGATGGATGTCCttcagggagaggaagaaggggcACACGTGGAGGGAGATGGGGATCTGGACGGAGACAGCCACTACCAGAGGGACGGCACCGGGCCCCGGCCTGCGTCCCTGAAGACAGGAGGCTCCCTGGACGAGGACAAACCAAAAATCACGACATGGGAAGCTGGCTGGAACGTCACCAACGCCATTCAGGTACACTGTGATCACTTTATTATAAAAATCCTGTGAGGATGCAGAGAATAGCACGTGATGCATGCAGGCCTGCAACTGCACGAGATGTCACCTTGAAGATATTTTAGGAGGAAGAGGGCCTGGAGATGCGCGTAAATtcattcaacaaaaaaatagaataaagaaaacatattttacaaagcagaataaaataaaatttaaatatattaaaatctgCTATATTTTAATAATGGGCTAATTCAAAGCATGCtccaatttaaaatgtaacaattgctggtttgtgtgtgaatcCATTGCAGTCAGTGGGTCTTAGAATGGATTTATTCAAATCTGTTTATCAGTGGAGCTGCAGGCAGGGCCTGTTCCTCTGTGATAGCCCCGAGGCTCAATGGCTCCACGTGCTTATCAGCGGCTCCatcaaatgtagtttttaaacaaattaatgtgaaatttcgtttttaaattgttttctttataatgCTCTAATTCCTTGAAGCAAACTAAAGGCCTGTTTTTTTCAAGGGCGAagtcaaatagaaaaataatggGTGAGATGCAGACATTAGAAATTGATCCGTTGTGTTAAATCACACGTTTGCTTTGCATGACATTTTAATGCCAAAtatacatgtttcttttttgacGGTTATTATGTAAGCTGTGCGCTGTGTGAGCCAGTCATTGCCCGGGCTGCCTCGGCCTGTCAATGCGATGTGGGCCTCGGCCATTATCATCCAACTGCGCCTCTCTGTCCGCAGGGCATGTTCGTCCTCGGCCTGCCGTACGCCATCCTCCACGGCGGCTACCTCGGCCTCTTCCTCATTATCTTCGCGGCCGTGGTGTGCTGCTACACGGGCAAGATCCTCATCGCGTGTCTGTACGAGGACAACGAGGACGGCATCAAAGTGCGCGTCAGGGACTCGTACGTGGACATCGCCAACGCCTGCTGCGCGCCCCGCTTCCCAGCCCTGGGCGGACACGTCGTGAACGTGGCGCAGATCATCGAGCTGGTCATGACCTGCATCCTCTACGTGGTGGTCAGCGGCAACCTGATGTACAACAGCTTCCCGGGGTTCCCCGTCTCCCAGAAGGCCTGGTCCGTGGTGGCCACGGCCGCGCTCCTGCCGTGCGCGTTCCTGAAGAACCTCAAGGCCGTGTCCAAGTTTAGCTTGCTGTGCACGATGGCGCACTTCGTCATCAACGTCCTCGTGATCGCCTACTGTCTCTCCAGGGCGCGCGAGTGGGCCTGGGAGAAGGTCAAGTTCTACATTGACGTGAAGAAGTTCCCCATCTCCATCGGCATCATCGTGTTCAGCTACACCTCCCAGATCTTCCTGCCCTCCCTGGAGGGGAACATGCACAGGCCGAGCGAGTTTCACTGCATGATGGATTGGACTCACATCTCCGCCTGTGTCCTCAAGGGCCTCTTTGCCCTGGTGGCCTACTTGACTTGGGCAGACGCCACCAAAGAGGTCATCACAGATAACCTGCCTTCAACCATAAGGGCCGTGGTGAACATCTTCCTCGTCGCCAAGGCGCTGCTATCTTACCCGCTGCCTTTCTTTGCTGCAGTTGAGGTTCTGGAGAAATCCTTTTTCCAGGACGGCGGCAGGGCCGTGTTTCCTGACTGCTACGGCCCCAATGGGCAATTGAAATCCTGGGGTCTGGGCCTTCGAGTCACCCTGGTAGTCTTCACCTTGCTCATGGCTGTCTTTGTCCCCCATTTTGCCCTTCTGATGGGCCTAACTGGAAGCCTCACCGGCGCCGGCCTGTGCTTCCTCTTGCCAAGCCTCTTCCACCTGAAGCTCCAGTGGAGGAAACTCCTGTGGCACCACGTCTTCTTCGACGTTGCCATTTTTGTTATTGGAGGCATATGCGCCATATCTGGCTTCATTCACTCAGTTGAAGGACTCATAGAGGCCTACAGGTACAATATCCACGACTGAGAGCTTCAGAGATGACCTTTTACTGAAACGTGACATCCCATAATGCCGCACTCCTGCAGGCTGTCATGAAGCAGACCTTATCAAAACATCATGTTGACCACTTGACATAGAAGCTTGTGAGGAGGATTATTTGTGTGAAATGTAGCCTACATCTTTTTATTTCGCCTTCGTGATATAATGTGCAATAATGAACTCTACAATCATAGTGTAAAGTCTAGTCTTCTCATtccagaaaacatgttttattaagtGGACAGAGGAACACAGCCTCCGCATGACAGGGGGCTGATTAAATAATATGCGGGCATGACGGAGCCTGAGTCTTCATGCAAAGTTATCAGAGATCCAGTGAAAATGTCCGCCGTGGCTCTATAACTGTCAGTGTGTACGTGTTTATAGTTGGGGaatgaaatatgtgaaaaacaaTGAGGTGAATATGTTGTTACTGGTTTTTGAGCTGCTAGATATATCATTAATCCCACTCCAGAGAAAATATAAGAGCAGGGCACCCTTCAGATCACACGATGCTCTGTGGAATTATTAAAAAACCATGAATAACGTATGTGTAGTTGTTTAAAACAGAATGACTTTTTATTTCcggtttgggtttttttgttgtgttttatttgacatcTTATAGATAGTGGTCCTGTTGGCTCGTTTTGTTTTCTTGGTGTTTCAAGTGTCATTCTGGATGAAGTGAATTCAAAGTTCAAGCAAGTGGGTCCTAACTGTGTTATATGTATGAAAACTGTCTGTCTGATGATATTCTCTTCCTATTGAACGTGTTACTTGTGATTTAAATGGAACTAATCATGGTGTGTGAGACCAAGAGTTTGTCGAATtaagagataaataaatcaaatattttatggCTGGTGATTCTAATGTTTCCTTGCGCATTGAATTGTAATGAAATGTAACCAGTGGGTGACTGAAAAGCCTCAGTTTTGCTCTGTGGAATTGTGGGTCCTGTTAAATTTCTCTTATCACAACAATCCGAACATGTGAAGAGTTTGTCGATCTGCTAAGCTGTGTGACAACTTGTGTGCAGCCACTTTATTAACAGAGGCCTCCAGAACAGCTGGTTGCAGTTCCTGGTAACATCCGTTTTAGAACAAAGGACATGATGGggaatatcccttgtatgtttgaaggtcttaCGTAGCTTGATGTTAAGTTGCAAACCACCAGCAGATATCAGGGATCAGATGTAAGCGGTCTTAGTGTCATCGGGGTGATTTTGGCCTGTTAATCACAAACCCTCTCTACGAgggcaggcccaccacaggctgatcagaccaGGGCGTGAACATACAATCTTGGGGCCTGAtataattgtttaaaaaataacaggTTGTGGAGAAGAATACTTTTTGAGCCAATAGATCGCACACATCTCTCTGTTGCTCAATAactaaaataattcaaaacacaaaggtTAACCGAGCAGGAAGTAGGTTTCACTTCACTTTTCAAGACAATTGGCCATGATAGGTTTTTATTCTAAGAATAAGGATGTTGTTTACAAAGATCGTTTTTGAATGTCGTGAGTTCTTTTTACAAACTATAGTGTCTTCCAAATACGTAAATTAAGACAGTCAGAGCAgaataataagaaaaagaaaaaaagaaaaactacaatgGTTTTTTCCAGCCATCAACACACCAACAAATCTCTACTGTCACATGTCGCTGAGTTTCACTTCTCGGTGAAACAGGAAGCACCAGCAGCACATAAAGCAGCTGCACAG contains:
- the LOC118110507 gene encoding vesicular inhibitory amino acid transporter; translation: MAHLIRHKLSNKLTNAAHTVSNKSQAKVSGVFARLGFQAATDEEGLGFAECDDLDYDYRQGMQMDVLQGEEEGAHVEGDGDLDGDSHYQRDGTGPRPASLKTGGSLDEDKPKITTWEAGWNVTNAIQGMFVLGLPYAILHGGYLGLFLIIFAAVVCCYTGKILIACLYEDNEDGIKVRVRDSYVDIANACCAPRFPALGGHVVNVAQIIELVMTCILYVVVSGNLMYNSFPGFPVSQKAWSVVATAALLPCAFLKNLKAVSKFSLLCTMAHFVINVLVIAYCLSRAREWAWEKVKFYIDVKKFPISIGIIVFSYTSQIFLPSLEGNMHRPSEFHCMMDWTHISACVLKGLFALVAYLTWADATKEVITDNLPSTIRAVVNIFLVAKALLSYPLPFFAAVEVLEKSFFQDGGRAVFPDCYGPNGQLKSWGLGLRVTLVVFTLLMAVFVPHFALLMGLTGSLTGAGLCFLLPSLFHLKLQWRKLLWHHVFFDVAIFVIGGICAISGFIHSVEGLIEAYRYNIHD